From Poecile atricapillus isolate bPoeAtr1 chromosome Z, bPoeAtr1.hap1, whole genome shotgun sequence, one genomic window encodes:
- the LOC131572909 gene encoding small nuclear ribonucleoprotein F, whose translation MSLPLNPKPFLNGLTGKPVMVKLKWGMEYKGYLVSVDGYMNMQLANTEEYIDGALSGHLGEVLIRCNNVLYIRGVEEEEEDGEMRE comes from the exons ATG agcctgcccctcaACCCCAAGCCGTTCCTGAACGGGCTGACGGGGAAGCCGGTGATGGTGAAGCTGAAGTGGGGGATGGAGTACAAGGGCTACCTCGTCTCCGTGGACGGCTACATGAACATGCAG cttGCAAACACAGAGGAGTACATAGATGGTGCACTGTCTGGACACCTGGGTGAAGTTTTGATAAG GTGCAATAATGTTTTGTACATCAGAGGtgtggaagaagaggaagaagatggaGAAATGAGAGAATAG